The sequence AAAGTATTGAGTACTTCCTTAAAACCTGAAAAATCAATCCATAATATAATTCTTGTATAAAAACCCatatggtatttaaaaaataacatcttaatgGCATTTTTTGATAatggaataaaactttaaaaaaagcaattttataaacacatataaatatgtaatgatattttaaactttaatttaaatttaattaatttccaaggttttatcttaatttagcccatagtaacttcattctaaaatattctcttattttctgatccaattccactgtctctacttaattaattcaagagaagctttgtaaaattgctgaatcggctaaaagcctaacttttcCACACTTCGTGTGAAGGGCTAAAAATactttccctatcaaaatctcaggttatataagaccagggataaaatgttcaagagcctttccctcatttctttctgtgttgtTGTGTATTactcgtcgctcctgcttgtaaataatgcgtgcttcttcaagatgaaataaaacgacgtcacgaaatcgaaagtctcttcattgtcttcgaaactgcattctgcttcacataaaataatgctaatatatatacattttttttttttttacaaattacttGCAACCACAGTTAGAATATCggtaaataacatttaaatcacagGAAGAGTACCTTTAAACGGTATTTAATCAGTAGATAATGTACCGGCAATCATTAAATCGCAGTAAGTTattagcaatataaaatttaattcactgattgattttaaattaattttttattttaaaatcttgttggAAACATTCACTAAAGTATTTTGATACAGATAAAAATGAACCGGTGGagcaaattgtaaattaatttataattttgactaTCGTTTATTTGATAAAGTGATGGAAAATATCCGGTTTCGTTTTCGGATGCAGTATTTCTATACAAAATTCCATAACTTGGATTTTATTATTCGTAAAAATAAAGCAAACCCCGATTTGGAGATCCAAATAAATAGgctttaaaacaaaacaacataaaaaaaattctcaattttaacCCAATCTGCTTTTTTAATGTAGGCAGATACCTATAATCCTATATTTGGCTTTTACGCTTATCCAACAACATGGCTGCGGAAGAAACAAGCAATACTTTTGCGTATAATAAAAACCTATTTTGACTTTCGCAATAACTACTTACCTACGAATGAAATCGACTCGCACATCCAATCCACAACCTTGCTGTGTTTTAGCcgctagtttttaataaatggcaatgcaCTTTGTTAACAAAAAGGgaggggataaaaaaaaaaaaaaacgaaaaaaggaGGGGGTGCAAAAAAGATAGGGAGgcgaaaaaaatcattaagcgTTATCTTAATATGTGCTGGAACCCTTGGAACAATTCTTAGAAATTTcccttttgttggttttcttttttgatacatccGGTAAACAAGCCTTTATGAACATGATTTCGAAttgtcatttttcaatttatgtggAAACAAGGAAAAACGCTTTCTTCACTTcacgagaaaattaagcactttttaaggacattttctgaaaatcaagcacttttaaggtgcttaaaaatggctttcaaatttacttactttttatgACGCTACGCACCATGATAATATGTAAATTCCAGAAGTTGAATtgccgaaatgaaaatttctaggaaaaataatctcaaatattttattttaattaagtgctcttgatttttttatttcataaattaatatccaAATAAACATTACTCTCCAATTTTCattcacttatttaaaatttatgacaatGTCTATAATTTGTAACATAATGATGtcttaataatcaaatataaaaaataaaaaccctttaattttaaaaaaaaattaattacagaaacaaaaatttataagcaaacaAATCAGAGTTGAATCTTAATTACTATGAATTGAAGTTTTTATAAGTCAATTTTAGATATATGATaacaattttaagatttctttgttaaattttagcaaaaattcatattttttctggCGAATGGACTGTCTtgatattaaagtgaaaaatattcattttatagtgttagtaaaaaaaattttaaatagctgaaACTAGTtacttttagaaacaatttaCTCTCTAATCATACTAGTTAGTAAGCAACATGcttataagaaaattaagaaatagtaTTTATAATCATTCAGAAAACCaagtatattttcttatttacagaATACCTAAGAGTACTTTGTTAATAGAGTCTACaagcaattatattaaataaaatgagaaaataaaaattcactattGCTAAAGAATAGGGAAGGGATCAATCTTCATTTCttagttatttatttcacaatgGAAGAACAACATGATTAAAAGTTAATAGGTACATTAATTATGTCAATCAACAATTATTGGAAACTAAGCttaaattaaactgtaaaaaaatgaaataaatatatatatatatatgttaataattagtatcaattcgatttttttttaatgtggaaatatgcattatatgaaatttcttgagAACCAGTTTTTACAATCACTCACAAGCTAATGTggcttctttaatatttaaagattattgatAAGACTTGTTTTCTTGAATATAAAGCAAATGAAGAGGAAAGTATTGTAATCCACAAAAAAAATTcgacaatgaaattttaatcttctCAGGAGtccaaaaatttttacaattatgtttaTCTGTGGATAAAATAAGATATAACTATATAAAGAGAAGACTTTTAGTCCTAACatcaaattttggagaaaatctgtcaaaggaaagttatgataattataaaaacaggGCTAAAAAAATGCATGCTTGCATTCAAGAGATAGCAAAAACAAACATCTTTGAACACATTATATTCATCAAGTTATTCATGCTGATAAGTATGTTAGTCATGGAAACTATTTCAAAAtccaattattatttgaaaaatattataattgctatatttaaatgattagtACAGCATTTTTACAATCAATGGCATCGAACAATTTCTTCAACATAAAAATTGgcaattataaaatcattaacttGATATCAGTATCATCTGTCTCACTCAATATATCAGagtaaatcagttttttttagtGGGAAAACTCCAGTTTCCCACTAATTCCAGGTTATTTAGAAACCTATCACATGGagtgatttttaagaatttcccATACTTTTTTTATGGCAGAAAAGAAATGTATCTGGGTGAGCCTCTGAAATCTGATGTGCTTGTATGCATTTCAGAGATGAATcgcataaaagaaattaaaaatcagctTTAACTCATCTCAAAttcagtaatataaatatttttttgttatcaatGTAGGTTTTATTCTTGAGTATTAAAAGCACAATAATCCTTAGActttattctaagaaaaaaaaaaaaaattatatatatgtggcATTTATAAAGGTAATATTTAGCTGAaaactttcctttttaaaatgtgtattgatttttaagcaataattctACATCATaaatgtagtatatatatatatttcacattttgttacgaaaaaaattctttggactTGCAGAGTCTAATGAATGTCTTTGAATAAGTAAAAGGATGTATGTTTTAGCAAGTAAAAACAGTAACACTGGCGATTAGTATACCTTCAATTTTACCCCCTCCCccagaaaaaaatcatatgaaaaaacgaaatatatGATCTtagtgatagaaaaaaaattaaaaatgctgacATTATCCAAGTATggaaaaagttgattaaaaatttctttgattacttAACAAacgcttgctttaaaaatattactaggTATAATGATTAAATTCTTCCCAACTAAGAACATACGAATAGCGACGTGCAGAAACAAGTCAAATCCAATTAGAGTGGGCTAAAAAAGGGCATATGAAGTTTAGCTTATATATTGTGTTTAGCAATGGATGCTTTTtggaaaatcacattttaaatatcttgaatacGGATTATAAAGGAAATAACCTGCTATACTATGAAacgaaataaactatttttacaaaagaaaaaatacttactGTATCACAACAGATCGCAAAAACTGGacacaaataaatcaaaattaagaaataaattcaccaTTCATTTCGAAAAATTTGCAGGCCGAATCCATTTCGTGGGCTTGAAAATTTGCACAAGGCACAACCGAACATCAACACGAATTACGAACACAACGTGAGTTTtttgaaaagtgacaaaaaacaaaaattcgcGGTTGTAGTTTATATTGCCAGTTTTCTCACGTATTTTGAaaagatgctaaaatattttatctacgGTCTCTTGTAATTGtagaattctaaatttcatttgatttatttttccagaAGAATGTTTTGAATTCAGTAATGCATTtgcgaagaaatattttttaatcagaaaataccaataattttattatagcaTAGCCTTGATAACTTAAGTTCAAATCAAGAGATtatattggttattattaatgaATGGCAACATCGCGgtttacaaatgtaaataaacaaagtTGTGAGTTTGTTTTCCTGTGCAGTTGCTCGTTGAGCTCAAAAAGTGAATGACATGTACTGAATTATTGATATCATAATATTGAGGTAAGCTGGAAATTTTTTGGTTTCATACCACACATTCGGTTTTATAATTACTGAATCACCTTTTACTTCACTCCagggaaagaaatattaatatgtgGCTTTTCAAACGGAGTGAAATTTATTctcttgtaattattattaaagcagtgaatatatcaaatgatttttaaatatgtttatgctgagtaagagtattttaaaagaatgagcttattataataatatacaaattttattttatatattttattattatattaacttttgaTAATTACTTAATTTGTACTCATTTCCACATAgcataataaaatcttatttattaaatatgcccatgatttatttaaaaaaatcctttaaaaaattatgaatgcacttttaaaaggattattttaaCTCACCTTATTTATTAAGCTTGTTTAAAAATAAGGGGAGTCAAAATAATCcttttaaaagtgttttcataattttttaaaggatttaaaaaaaaaaaaaatcatggtcatgtttttaaaaaattctgtccgTGTTatcattgtaaatttataaatgctaaagtgttttcaattttaaaatgtcctttagtgaaaatatatatagttagtATAATTTAGgtttctaaattgaatttttgtagttttatcaactatattctttttttaataatttttagaaaattaaatactttatttataaaatctcatttttgtgTTGGGCCTAGTAAATTATGTGATAGAATGTTCCGTTTCTTTCCCCTcacttttcataaattattttgcattatgttcgccggcgtccttgcataggggtggtagcgcatcttccccgtgacctgggcatcccgggttcgattcccggttaaggcatgattgttcttcatctgtgttctatctgtgagatgtgtgaatgtgcccccctgtaaaaaggggttgtgcaagcaaatgtgtgagttttatcttcatatgagctagaagtcagacttctgccctcgggtgctcaggggtcttttccctcagaagttactgcaccctCTTTCCTTGGTAAATcggacatgacatcatcatcatgtTGTTCAAATACAGAGTTGTATATTTTGACCTTATTATAAGTAATCTGTTTTTTAAGCTTATCCATGTTGTAATTTACTTGGAGGTTAATGCAGTAGAGTTATGtacacatttattttcattccaaggaaatttgaaaaaaaaaattatgaaagataataataaaattgtagaatagtactattgtttcattatttgttaAGAGCAATTCTTAACTTATAATTACTTATTACCATTATATTGTACTTCTTACATCATATACATGAATAAGATATATTGATTACCATAAGCTACATGTTGATAAAAGAAGTTTTCCAAAAGGatagtttatattaatatagtaatacattaatattttgattgaacTCTCACCAATAATCTGCaacttaaatatgtattttcttctttttcagtttattatgatatatttaataagatgTTTAAGATACTTTGCCTGAGATGTATTCTGATATATATATGTTTgcaaagtttcaatttttaaaaaaaagaaattatttttttaataaaaatgctgtatattttaccttaaaattgatattattttctaaagCAGTGAGACAGTTCGtttgtgttttaattatttgatattgttgTGGTATCATATTTTCCTTAACTTTctataattacattttcattataaaacccTTGCCTTTCAGATGAGTTCTCCAGCAGCAGAAGAACCGCCAGTAGATTCTACCAATCATTCAACAGTTCCGAAATCTGCCACTGATGAGAATCTTAAACCTGAACTTAACAAATATGGTGATACTACCTCTAAAACATCACTTCCTAATGAATCATGTCCAAAAATTTGTACTGAAACAAGGCATTCAATTGGTTCTTATGGTGTGCCAATCAGAGATCATCTTCCACGAACTACTGCCAGTTTAGGAATTGGCGGTGGAAGAAGTAACAGACCTAGTCAGAGTGAAAACACATTAGCTAAGTCACAATCTGAAATTCAAGTTTGTACCACAAATTCTTTATCTGTGAGTCAGAACAGTAAAAACAGTCTGATGACATATTC comes from Argiope bruennichi chromosome 2, qqArgBrue1.1, whole genome shotgun sequence and encodes:
- the LOC129958660 gene encoding uncharacterized protein LOC129958660 isoform X2, whose translation is MSSPAAEEPPVDSTNHSTVPKSATDENLKPELNKYGDTTSKTSLPNESCPKICTETRHSIGSYGVPIRDHLPRTTASLGIGGGRSNRPSQSENTLAKSQSEIQVCTTNSLSVSQNSKNSLMTYSSSGTFYDHAKRKVDVRIPPKPVQPSNVKDMTDFRQMEQGLLQLLEDFHCGKLEGFGSNCTFEKMENVREQQEKLARLHFDLNAQQELCGQHSDEGIKMAKGNLSKLMENLQQLSKSIILNI